From Mycobacteriales bacterium, one genomic window encodes:
- a CDS encoding polyribonucleotide nucleotidyltransferase, whose product MTGTEEFRSEAVLKSSLGERTLRFETGRLAQQAAGSVVTYLDDDTMVLSATTASKAPKDTFDFFPLTVDVEERQYAAGKIPGSFFRREGRPSEDAILTCRLTDRPLRPSFTKGLRNEVQIVSTIMALDPDHLYDVVAINGAACSVLLAGLPFSGPVAGVRVALIDGEWVPFPSYSELERAVFDMVVAGRVTDGGDVAIMMVEAEATEHTIELVAGGAQAPTEDVVAQGLEAAKPFLAQICEAQQKLADQAAKPTREFPVFLDYADDALDAVTAAVSDELAAALTIADKQERETELDRVKELAKERTAAQFEGREKEISAAYRALTKKLVRKRVIADGVRIDGRGVRDIRTLSAEIDVVPRVHGSSLFERGETQILNVATLNMLRMEQMVDTLSPETRKRYMHHYNFPPYSTGETGRVGSPKRREIGHGALAERALVPVLPSKEEFPYAIRAVSEALGSNGSTSMGSVCASTLSLMAAGVPLKAPVAGIAMGLINEGDEFVTLTDILGAEDAYGDMDFKVAGTREFVTALQLDTKLTGIPASVLGGALQQARDARMTILDVMAEAIDVPGDMSPYAPRIITEKIPVDKIGEIIGPKGKIINQIQADTGADLTVEDDGTIYIAAVDGEKAEAALRAVRSIVSPQMPEVGERYLGTVVKTTTFGAFVSLTPGKDGLLHISQIRKIVGGKRVENVDDVLPVGSKVQVQIAEIDPRGKLSLVPVLEEGAADGDASEPAPAGADQS is encoded by the coding sequence GTGACGGGCACCGAGGAATTCCGCTCTGAGGCAGTACTCAAGAGCTCACTTGGCGAGCGCACGCTCCGGTTCGAGACCGGCCGGCTCGCCCAGCAGGCCGCGGGCTCCGTGGTCACCTATCTCGACGACGACACGATGGTCCTGTCGGCGACGACCGCGTCGAAGGCGCCCAAGGACACCTTCGACTTCTTCCCGCTCACTGTCGACGTCGAGGAGCGGCAGTACGCCGCGGGCAAGATCCCCGGCTCGTTCTTCCGCCGTGAGGGCCGGCCCAGCGAGGATGCAATCCTCACCTGCCGGCTGACCGACCGGCCGTTGCGGCCGAGCTTCACCAAGGGGCTGCGCAACGAGGTCCAGATCGTCTCGACGATCATGGCGTTGGACCCCGACCACCTCTACGACGTCGTCGCGATCAACGGCGCCGCATGCAGCGTGCTGCTCGCGGGGCTGCCGTTCTCCGGCCCGGTGGCTGGGGTTCGCGTCGCTCTGATCGACGGCGAGTGGGTGCCATTCCCGTCGTACTCCGAGCTCGAGCGCGCCGTGTTCGACATGGTCGTGGCCGGCCGCGTGACCGACGGTGGTGACGTCGCGATCATGATGGTCGAGGCCGAGGCGACCGAGCACACGATCGAGCTGGTCGCCGGCGGTGCGCAGGCGCCGACCGAGGATGTCGTCGCCCAGGGCCTCGAGGCGGCCAAGCCGTTCCTCGCCCAGATCTGCGAGGCGCAGCAGAAGCTGGCCGACCAGGCCGCCAAGCCGACCCGCGAGTTCCCGGTGTTCCTCGACTACGCCGACGACGCGCTCGACGCTGTCACCGCTGCGGTGAGCGACGAGCTCGCCGCCGCGCTGACCATCGCGGACAAGCAGGAGCGCGAGACCGAGCTCGACCGCGTCAAGGAGCTCGCGAAGGAGCGCACGGCCGCGCAGTTCGAGGGCCGCGAGAAGGAGATCAGCGCGGCGTACCGGGCCCTCACCAAGAAGTTGGTCCGCAAGCGCGTGATCGCGGACGGCGTCCGCATCGACGGCCGCGGAGTGCGCGACATCCGCACGCTGTCCGCGGAGATCGACGTCGTGCCGCGGGTGCACGGGTCGAGCTTGTTCGAACGCGGTGAGACGCAGATCCTGAACGTCGCCACGCTGAACATGCTGCGCATGGAGCAGATGGTCGACACGCTGTCGCCCGAGACCCGCAAGCGCTACATGCACCACTACAACTTCCCGCCGTACAGCACCGGTGAGACCGGTCGTGTGGGTTCGCCGAAGCGTCGCGAGATCGGCCACGGTGCGCTCGCCGAGCGGGCTTTGGTGCCGGTGCTCCCGAGCAAGGAGGAGTTCCCGTACGCGATCCGTGCGGTCTCCGAGGCGCTCGGCTCGAACGGTTCGACCTCGATGGGCTCGGTGTGTGCGTCGACGCTGTCGTTGATGGCCGCCGGTGTTCCGCTCAAGGCGCCGGTCGCGGGCATCGCGATGGGCTTGATCAACGAGGGCGACGAGTTCGTCACGCTGACCGACATCCTCGGTGCCGAGGATGCGTACGGCGACATGGACTTCAAGGTCGCCGGCACCCGTGAGTTCGTGACCGCGCTCCAGCTCGACACCAAGCTGACCGGGATTCCCGCGTCGGTCCTCGGTGGCGCGCTGCAGCAGGCGCGCGACGCGCGGATGACCATCCTCGACGTGATGGCCGAGGCCATCGACGTTCCTGGCGACATGTCGCCCTACGCGCCGCGGATCATCACCGAGAAGATCCCGGTCGACAAGATCGGCGAGATCATCGGGCCGAAGGGCAAGATCATCAACCAGATCCAGGCGGACACCGGCGCCGACCTGACGGTCGAGGACGACGGCACGATCTACATCGCCGCGGTTGACGGCGAGAAGGCGGAGGCAGCGCTTCGCGCGGTGCGCTCGATCGTGTCGCCGCAGATGCCCGAGGTCGGCGAGCGCTATCTCGGCACGGTCGTGAAGACGACGACCTTCGGCGCGTTCGTGTCTCTGACTCCTGGCAAGGACGGCCTGCTGCACATCTCGCAGATCCGCAAGATCGTCGGTGGCAAGCGGGTCGAGAACGTCGACGACGTGCTGCCGGTCGGGTCCAAGGTGCAGGTGCAGATCGCCGAGATCGACCCGCGCGGGAAGCTCAGCCTGGTGCCGGTGCTCGAAGAGGGTGCCGCCGACGGCGACGCGAGCGAGCCGGCGCCAGCCGGCGCCGACCAGTCCTGA
- a CDS encoding GNAT family N-acetyltransferase translates to MTAEFYESWMARLTESYAQHHVEAGNWSADEAVARARAETVKLLPDGVNSANHLLLTAQNESGETVGLVWIGLVRPDQQGAWIYDIEVFEGFRGSGYGRALLAAAEDAARDAGARTLGLNVFGPNTTARALYESSGYDTTSLQMRKQL, encoded by the coding sequence ATGACGGCGGAGTTCTATGAAAGCTGGATGGCGAGGCTCACCGAGTCGTACGCCCAGCACCATGTCGAGGCCGGCAACTGGTCGGCGGACGAAGCCGTGGCGCGGGCGCGCGCCGAAACCGTCAAGCTTCTGCCCGACGGCGTCAACAGCGCGAACCATCTGTTGCTCACCGCTCAGAACGAGTCGGGCGAGACCGTCGGGCTGGTGTGGATCGGGTTGGTTCGCCCGGATCAACAAGGCGCATGGATCTATGACATCGAGGTGTTCGAAGGCTTTCGCGGATCCGGCTACGGCCGGGCACTGCTCGCCGCTGCCGAGGATGCGGCAAGGGATGCCGGCGCTAGGACACTCGGCCTCAACGTCTTCGGCCCGAACACTACGGCTCGCGCGCTCTACGAGTCCTCGGGATACGACACCACCTCCCTCCAGATGCGCAAGCAGCTCTAG
- the rpsO gene encoding 30S ribosomal protein S15 — MPLDAATKKQIMTDFATGDGDTGSPEVQVALLSRRIADLTEHMKQHKHDFHTQRGLLQLVGRRRRLLRYLESKDVQRYRSLIERLGLRR; from the coding sequence GTGCCGCTGGATGCCGCAACCAAGAAGCAGATCATGACCGACTTCGCCACCGGCGATGGCGACACCGGGTCCCCGGAAGTCCAGGTCGCGCTGCTGTCCCGTCGGATCGCCGACCTCACCGAGCACATGAAGCAGCACAAGCACGACTTCCACACCCAGCGTGGTCTGCTGCAGCTCGTCGGTCGCCGCCGGCGGTTGCTGCGCTACCTGGAGAGCAAGGACGTCCAGCGCTACCGCTCCCTGATCGAAAGGCTGGGACTACGGCGGTAA
- the dapB gene encoding 4-hydroxy-tetrahydrodipicolinate reductase encodes MRVGVLGSRGRMGGEVCRAVEAADDLSLVAAIDAGESRDPLRAADVVVDFTTPDAVLENLRWCIDSGLHCVVGTTGFTPDRLDEVRGLLGAAPSVSVVIAPNFGIAAVLMMRFAAEAAPYFESVEIVELHHPNKVDAPSGTARRTAELVAAAREGKPSPDATTQSLEGARGAEVDGVHIHAVRLAGLVAHQEVLLGGAGETLSIRHDSLTRESFMPGVLLAIRSVADRPGLTVGLETLLGLE; translated from the coding sequence ATGCGGGTGGGTGTGCTCGGCTCGCGTGGCCGGATGGGCGGCGAGGTGTGCCGCGCGGTCGAGGCCGCGGATGATCTGTCCCTGGTCGCCGCAATTGATGCGGGAGAGTCGCGCGACCCGCTTCGGGCCGCCGATGTCGTCGTCGACTTCACGACGCCCGACGCCGTGTTGGAGAACCTGCGCTGGTGCATCGACTCGGGCCTGCACTGCGTGGTCGGCACCACCGGGTTCACGCCGGATCGGCTGGACGAGGTGCGCGGCTTGCTCGGAGCCGCACCGTCGGTGAGCGTGGTCATCGCGCCCAACTTCGGGATCGCTGCCGTTCTGATGATGCGGTTCGCGGCCGAAGCGGCGCCGTACTTCGAGTCGGTGGAGATCGTCGAGCTGCACCACCCGAACAAGGTCGACGCCCCGAGCGGCACGGCTCGGCGTACTGCGGAGCTGGTCGCGGCGGCACGCGAGGGAAAGCCGTCTCCGGACGCCACTACGCAGTCGCTCGAGGGCGCACGTGGCGCAGAGGTCGACGGAGTCCACATCCACGCCGTCCGGCTCGCCGGGCTCGTGGCGCACCAGGAAGTGCTGCTCGGCGGCGCGGGCGAAACCCTGTCGATCCGGCACGACTCGCTGACCCGCGAGTCGTTCATGCCCGGCGTGCTGCTCGCGATCCGCTCGGTTGCGGACCGTCCGGGGCTAACCGTCGGTCTCGAGACCCTCCTCGGTCTCGAGTAG
- a CDS encoding VOC family protein encodes MTALARLGGISLDSSDPDQLARFYQDFLELERVWDTPDFVALSGAGIYLTTFRIDDHRPPDWPTGDVPKQMHLELAVKELEPAEQKALALGARKAATQPAPDRFRVLIDPAGHPFCLTTMIPD; translated from the coding sequence ATGACCGCACTCGCGCGCCTCGGTGGCATCTCCCTCGACTCGTCGGATCCCGACCAGCTGGCCCGGTTCTACCAGGACTTTCTCGAGCTCGAGCGGGTCTGGGACACCCCCGACTTCGTGGCGCTGAGCGGCGCCGGGATCTACCTGACCACGTTCCGCATCGACGACCACCGGCCGCCGGACTGGCCGACCGGCGACGTCCCCAAGCAGATGCATCTCGAGCTGGCCGTCAAGGAGCTCGAGCCGGCCGAGCAGAAGGCGCTCGCGCTCGGCGCGCGCAAGGCGGCCACCCAGCCCGCACCGGATCGCTTCCGCGTCCTCATCGACCCGGCCGGTCATCCGTTCTGCCTCACGACGATGATCCCGGACTGA
- a CDS encoding aminotransferase class V-fold PLP-dependent enzyme, producing the protein MSTTADWLLDPDIAYLNHGAFGALPRAVGEYAVELRRQMEANPTGLLARRLPGLLDDVRGQVAELLRADPDACVFVANATAGSAAVLTALAPMLEAGDEVVTTDHRYGAVGIQLEALAARTGARIVTAHVPLDAATSTDVVAAITERFTSRTRLLVVDSISSPSGFVFPVEQIVATSHERGIAVLVDAAHAPGQIEVDLRALGADFWVGNLHKWICSPRAAAVLCIADRWRADVRPLVPSHGYPAGFQPAFDWTGTLDPTPILAVPAALAFWSEYGWERMRGTQRATVDDGAASVAKALGTSAPVADEFRAAMRIIELPVTLGRETGLRLEARLSNDYRVEVPIMQLHNRSWIRVCGQVYNDGADYDRLAAALPELLETEEGLETDG; encoded by the coding sequence ATGAGCACAACCGCGGATTGGCTGCTGGACCCCGACATCGCTTATCTCAACCACGGCGCGTTCGGTGCACTCCCGCGCGCCGTCGGCGAGTACGCCGTCGAGCTGCGGCGCCAGATGGAAGCGAACCCCACCGGCCTGCTGGCCCGCCGGTTGCCAGGACTGCTCGACGACGTACGCGGCCAGGTCGCCGAGCTGCTCCGCGCGGACCCGGATGCGTGCGTCTTCGTCGCCAACGCCACAGCCGGCAGTGCCGCGGTGCTCACCGCCTTGGCGCCGATGCTCGAAGCCGGCGACGAGGTCGTGACAACGGATCATCGGTACGGCGCGGTCGGGATCCAGCTCGAGGCGCTGGCCGCCCGGACCGGAGCACGAATCGTCACCGCGCACGTTCCCCTCGATGCCGCGACGTCGACCGACGTGGTCGCGGCGATCACCGAGCGGTTCACCAGCCGCACCAGGCTTCTCGTAGTCGACTCGATCTCCTCGCCGAGCGGTTTCGTCTTCCCGGTCGAGCAGATCGTCGCCACATCACACGAACGCGGCATCGCGGTGCTGGTGGACGCCGCGCATGCCCCTGGCCAGATCGAGGTCGACCTGCGGGCGCTCGGCGCCGACTTCTGGGTCGGCAACCTGCACAAGTGGATCTGCTCGCCGCGCGCTGCCGCAGTCCTCTGCATCGCGGACCGATGGCGGGCGGACGTTCGCCCGCTGGTGCCGTCGCACGGCTACCCGGCAGGATTCCAGCCGGCATTCGACTGGACCGGCACCCTCGACCCCACTCCGATTCTCGCGGTGCCGGCCGCCCTGGCGTTCTGGTCGGAGTACGGCTGGGAGCGGATGCGAGGCACGCAACGAGCGACCGTCGACGACGGCGCGGCGAGCGTGGCGAAGGCGCTCGGCACGAGCGCACCGGTCGCTGACGAGTTCCGCGCGGCGATGCGCATCATCGAGCTGCCGGTCACGCTCGGCCGCGAAACAGGGTTGCGGCTCGAAGCCAGGCTCAGCAACGACTACCGGGTCGAGGTCCCGATCATGCAGCTGCACAACCGCAGCTGGATCAGGGTGTGCGGGCAGGTCTACAACGACGGCGCCGACTACGACCGACTCGCGGCCGCGTTGCCGGAGCTACTCGAGACCGAGGAGGGTCTCGAGACCGACGGTTAG
- a CDS encoding DinB family protein: MKRFVDEDLSAAEFRECMLDRSRFIGVVMQDAEIDGLITNLVVNGVEVTAYVEAELDRRYPVRILIRSDAPSELREGWRQLQADWTATIARLRTSPGVEHRMVNGEWSAVQTLRHLVFVHDSWFRRCVLGSTALFTPIGLAPDYVPDREQQGLDLSAAPSLDEVVAVRAEQAAELDEWLSAVTPEQLAAPAPIPDGDGWPPYARGRSTRQCLGTVLNEEWAHHGFCVRDLDLVEASA, from the coding sequence ATGAAGCGCTTCGTCGACGAGGACCTCAGTGCCGCGGAGTTCCGCGAGTGCATGCTCGATCGGTCGCGGTTCATCGGCGTCGTCATGCAGGACGCGGAGATCGACGGGCTGATCACCAACCTTGTCGTCAACGGCGTCGAGGTGACGGCGTACGTCGAGGCCGAGCTCGACCGTCGCTATCCGGTGCGGATATTGATCCGCTCGGACGCTCCGAGCGAGCTGCGCGAAGGATGGCGACAACTGCAAGCCGACTGGACGGCGACCATCGCCCGGCTACGGACCTCGCCGGGTGTGGAGCATCGCATGGTGAACGGCGAGTGGTCGGCCGTGCAGACCCTTCGCCACCTGGTGTTCGTGCACGACTCGTGGTTCCGCCGGTGCGTTCTCGGGTCGACCGCGCTGTTCACGCCGATAGGGCTCGCGCCCGACTACGTGCCCGACCGGGAGCAGCAAGGGCTTGACCTGTCGGCCGCGCCCAGCCTTGACGAGGTGGTCGCGGTGCGCGCCGAGCAGGCGGCGGAGCTCGACGAGTGGCTGAGCGCGGTGACTCCCGAGCAGCTCGCGGCGCCCGCGCCGATTCCGGACGGCGACGGCTGGCCGCCGTATGCACGCGGACGCTCGACGCGCCAGTGCCTCGGCACGGTGCTCAACGAGGAGTGGGCACACCACGGCTTCTGTGTTCGCGATCTCGACCTCGTCGAGGCTTCGGCTTAA
- a CDS encoding pitrilysin family protein → MPVDLAGTDQRIGSTRTLLTGSDGSVVRRTVLPGGIRVISESVPGVRSVAFGVWIGVGSRDETASLSGASHYLEHLLFKGTRRRDALAIAAALDEVGGELNAFTAKEYTCYYARVLDTDLPVAVDVVCDMVLSSVLTSREVDNERGVILEEIAMHEDDPGDSVHDVFAELVWPSDPLGRPVLGSVESIEAMRRSSIAGYYRRRYRSDQLIITAAGNVDHAVLVRLVKRALAAADEPGLHDDSRSPAPPRVVRRAPEFVAVTGVRGRPTEQANLVYGVPGVSRHDERRFALGVLNSALGGGMSSRLFQEVRELRGLAYSVYSFTSHYADTGLFGVFAGCHPDRAKQVIALCREQLDLAGAEGLTAVELDRGKGQMRGGLVLGLEDTGSRMSRLGKAELVYGELMSVEELLARIDAVSLEDTRALAADLLEQPGALAVIGPYDDDSGEFAA, encoded by the coding sequence GTGCCGGTCGACCTCGCCGGCACCGACCAGCGGATCGGGTCGACTCGCACGCTGCTGACCGGCAGCGACGGTTCGGTTGTCCGCCGTACCGTCCTGCCGGGCGGGATCCGGGTGATCAGCGAGTCGGTTCCCGGGGTGCGGTCGGTCGCGTTCGGGGTGTGGATCGGGGTCGGCTCCCGCGACGAGACCGCGTCCCTCTCGGGTGCGTCGCACTACCTCGAACACCTGCTGTTCAAGGGCACGCGGCGGCGTGACGCGCTGGCGATCGCGGCTGCGCTCGACGAGGTCGGCGGCGAGCTCAACGCCTTCACCGCCAAGGAGTACACCTGTTACTACGCGCGCGTGCTCGACACCGACCTTCCGGTCGCCGTCGACGTCGTGTGCGACATGGTGCTGTCGTCGGTGCTGACGTCGCGCGAGGTGGACAACGAGCGCGGCGTCATTCTCGAAGAGATCGCCATGCACGAGGACGACCCGGGTGACTCGGTCCATGATGTGTTCGCCGAGCTGGTCTGGCCGTCGGATCCCCTCGGTCGGCCGGTGCTCGGCTCGGTCGAGTCGATCGAAGCCATGCGGCGCAGCTCGATCGCGGGTTACTACCGACGGCGCTACCGCAGCGACCAGCTGATCATCACAGCGGCAGGGAACGTCGACCACGCGGTCCTGGTGCGACTGGTCAAGCGGGCGCTGGCAGCGGCGGACGAGCCCGGCCTGCATGACGACTCGAGGTCTCCGGCGCCGCCCCGCGTCGTACGCCGCGCTCCGGAGTTCGTTGCGGTCACCGGCGTGCGCGGGCGCCCGACCGAGCAGGCCAACCTGGTTTACGGCGTACCGGGCGTCTCGCGGCACGACGAGCGGCGCTTCGCGCTCGGGGTGCTGAACTCCGCGCTCGGGGGCGGGATGTCGTCGCGGTTGTTCCAGGAGGTGCGCGAGCTGCGCGGTCTGGCGTACTCGGTCTACTCGTTCACGTCTCACTACGCCGACACCGGCCTGTTCGGTGTGTTCGCGGGCTGCCATCCGGACCGGGCGAAGCAGGTGATCGCCCTGTGCCGGGAGCAGCTCGACCTGGCTGGGGCCGAGGGACTGACTGCGGTCGAGCTCGACCGGGGCAAGGGGCAGATGCGCGGTGGTCTCGTGCTCGGACTCGAGGACACCGGCTCACGGATGAGCCGGCTGGGCAAGGCCGAGCTGGTCTACGGCGAGCTGATGAGCGTCGAGGAGCTGCTCGCGCGGATCGACGCGGTGTCCCTGGAGGACACGCGGGCGCTGGCGGCCGACCTGCTCGAGCAGCCCGGCGCGCTTGCGGTGATCGGGCCGTACGACGACGACAGCGGCGAGTTCGCGGCATGA
- a CDS encoding bifunctional riboflavin kinase/FAD synthetase codes for MSGGRRTVVPIGIFDGVHRGHQLVLTRAHEAARAADADVAVVTFDPHPVAILRPELMPMMLTTTARRVALLERYGADRVLVLEFSHEMSLQSPEDFIETTLVGQLGAVRVVVGENFRFGHGAKGDVDLLRRSGLEVDALPLVSEGEPISSTRIRAQVAAGDVVGAAGLLGRAHLVEGPVIRGDARGRALGFPTANVDVAEGIAIPADGVYAGHLTGLSGDRMPAAISVGTNPTFDGQNRRVEAYAIDVGHDLDLYGRHVTVEFTARLRGMERFESVESLVSQMAADVDTARSRLH; via the coding sequence ATGAGCGGCGGGCGTCGCACCGTCGTACCGATCGGGATCTTCGACGGCGTGCACCGAGGCCACCAGCTGGTGCTGACGAGAGCGCACGAGGCCGCTCGGGCGGCCGACGCGGACGTTGCCGTCGTCACGTTCGACCCGCATCCCGTCGCCATCCTGCGACCCGAGCTGATGCCGATGATGCTGACGACCACGGCACGGCGGGTCGCGCTGCTGGAGCGCTACGGCGCCGACCGCGTCCTCGTCCTCGAGTTCAGCCACGAGATGTCGCTGCAGAGCCCCGAGGACTTCATCGAAACGACCCTGGTCGGGCAGCTGGGCGCCGTGCGAGTGGTCGTGGGGGAGAACTTCCGGTTCGGTCACGGCGCGAAGGGTGACGTCGACCTGCTGCGGCGCTCCGGCCTCGAGGTGGATGCGCTGCCCCTGGTGTCCGAAGGCGAGCCGATCAGCTCGACCAGGATCAGGGCGCAGGTCGCCGCCGGCGACGTGGTGGGAGCGGCCGGCCTGCTCGGCCGCGCGCACCTGGTCGAGGGCCCGGTCATCCGGGGCGACGCCCGCGGGCGCGCGCTCGGGTTCCCTACCGCCAACGTGGACGTCGCCGAAGGCATCGCGATCCCCGCGGACGGGGTCTACGCCGGGCATCTCACCGGGCTCTCGGGGGACCGGATGCCGGCGGCGATCAGCGTCGGGACCAACCCCACTTTTGACGGGCAGAACCGGCGGGTGGAGGCCTACGCGATCGACGTCGGGCACGATCTCGACCTCTACGGCCGGCACGTGACGGTCGAGTTCACCGCCCGGCTCCGGGGGATGGAACGGTTCGAATCCGTCGAATCGCTCGTATCGCAGATGGCGGCCGACGTCGATACGGCCCGCTCTCGGCTACACTAG